One window of Leptospira barantonii genomic DNA carries:
- a CDS encoding HAMP domain-containing sensor histidine kinase, translating to MRRSLFSKLLLSNWLLLLVLLVAAGAVLFVEKFVHSDFKILLFSFYVLFAMFGTFYMSYSIAKRVAEPLDRIEKKTSDINAGDFGSELALSDIRELADLASSINLMSARLKNQFVDLTIEKEKFDSVLQNLKEGVFAINPENSSILFQNKSIPGSLIEPNSRSRKVADATRDPRLLEFVSSHLKGSGDSKMELDLGHNFYTIKMYPLKTNGKTLMYIGVIRNITEEKQSHIIREQFVQNASHELKTPITSIKGYTETLLDRLRLSPESHEKRFLDAISRNTDRMVRIVEDMLTITRIENQTKISGDEEFSLKSLVENLSYTVEGVVSSKGQKFAVEMPEPLMIAADWVLLEHMLLNLISNASSYSPEGKTITLKILPVKTDQVQFQVIDQGIGIQDEDKSRIFERFFRVDKNRSRKEGGTGLGLSIVKHIVRLHHGSVKVYDNPEGGTIFAVTIPIRYQPEAS from the coding sequence ATGAGGCGTAGCTTATTTTCAAAACTTCTTCTTAGCAACTGGTTACTCTTGCTAGTTCTCCTCGTGGCCGCAGGTGCGGTTCTTTTTGTGGAGAAGTTCGTTCATTCCGATTTCAAAATTCTTCTGTTTTCGTTTTACGTTCTTTTTGCGATGTTCGGGACGTTCTATATGTCCTATTCGATCGCAAAAAGAGTGGCCGAACCCCTCGATCGAATCGAAAAAAAAACGAGCGACATCAACGCGGGTGACTTCGGTTCCGAACTCGCGTTATCCGATATTCGAGAACTCGCCGACCTCGCCTCTTCGATCAACTTAATGTCCGCAAGACTTAAGAACCAATTCGTGGATCTCACGATCGAAAAGGAAAAGTTTGATTCGGTTTTACAGAACTTAAAGGAAGGAGTTTTTGCGATCAATCCCGAAAATTCCTCCATTCTTTTTCAGAACAAAAGTATTCCGGGTTCTTTGATAGAACCGAACTCAAGATCGAGAAAGGTCGCCGACGCGACGAGAGATCCGAGACTTTTGGAATTTGTATCGAGCCATCTCAAAGGTTCCGGCGATTCCAAAATGGAATTGGATCTCGGGCATAATTTTTACACGATCAAGATGTATCCGTTGAAGACGAACGGCAAAACGTTGATGTATATCGGGGTAATTCGAAACATCACCGAAGAAAAACAATCTCATATCATCCGAGAACAATTCGTTCAAAACGCATCTCACGAACTCAAAACTCCGATCACATCGATTAAGGGATACACCGAAACGTTACTCGATCGTCTTCGTCTTTCTCCCGAAAGTCATGAAAAAAGATTCTTGGACGCGATCTCGAGAAACACGGATCGTATGGTCCGTATCGTCGAAGACATGCTAACGATCACTCGAATCGAAAACCAAACCAAGATTTCGGGCGATGAAGAATTCTCCCTCAAATCTCTTGTGGAGAATTTAAGTTACACCGTGGAAGGAGTCGTGTCTTCCAAGGGTCAAAAATTCGCCGTGGAGATGCCGGAACCTTTGATGATCGCGGCCGACTGGGTTCTTTTGGAACATATGCTTCTGAACTTGATCTCGAACGCTTCGTCTTATTCTCCCGAAGGAAAAACAATCACCCTGAAAATTCTTCCGGTAAAAACGGATCAGGTTCAGTTCCAAGTGATCGATCAGGGAATCGGAATTCAAGACGAGGACAAGAGCAGAATTTTTGAAAGATTTTTCCGGGTTGATAAGAACCGTTCTCGCAAAGAAGGCGGAACCGGTTTGGGACTTTCCATCGTAAAACATATCGTGCGTCTGCATCACGGTTCCGTAAAGGTTTACGACAATCCCGAAGGCGGAACCATTTTCGCAGTGACCATTCCCATCCGTTATCAACCCGAAGCGTCCTGA
- the argJ gene encoding bifunctional glutamate N-acetyltransferase/amino-acid acetyltransferase ArgJ yields MPKGFSSFGINIGIKDDTKDFGVIYSEVPCKATAVFTKNNYPGAPVIVGKEHVQSGVLQAVVINSKNSNVATGEKGIQNSKEICKAIGESLGISETLVLPSSTGVIGVPLKMEVILPACKKAKSLLKPGNLEEVAEAIMTTDTRKKISFRKIKTKSGEGTIYGIAKGAGMIEPNMATMLCYILSDVSLPEGTDLYSVLKTSVDQSFNCLTIDSDTSTSDTVALLCNGLAGESSVEDFSKALTEISVDLTKLIAIDGEGATKLIELTITNAKNETQARKIGKSILNSPLVKTAIYGGDPNWGRLVMAVGKVFDEPIPFEGLQIFFGSLPVKEANPETLKKLSEYLKNNTEISLNVVLNVGTVSMKFWGCDFTEKYIEENAYYTT; encoded by the coding sequence ATGCCTAAAGGCTTTTCATCTTTCGGAATCAACATCGGTATCAAAGACGACACAAAAGACTTCGGAGTCATTTATTCCGAAGTTCCCTGCAAAGCGACCGCGGTATTCACCAAAAACAATTATCCAGGCGCACCCGTGATCGTCGGAAAGGAACACGTCCAATCTGGAGTTCTACAAGCCGTCGTAATCAACTCCAAAAACTCGAATGTCGCAACCGGTGAAAAAGGAATTCAAAACTCAAAAGAGATCTGTAAGGCCATCGGAGAATCGTTAGGCATCTCCGAGACGTTAGTTCTTCCCTCGTCGACCGGAGTGATCGGCGTTCCTTTGAAGATGGAAGTCATTCTTCCGGCTTGTAAAAAAGCGAAATCGCTTTTGAAACCCGGAAACTTGGAAGAAGTCGCAGAAGCGATCATGACCACGGACACGAGAAAGAAAATTTCTTTCCGAAAAATTAAAACGAAATCGGGAGAAGGTACGATTTACGGGATCGCAAAAGGCGCAGGGATGATCGAACCGAATATGGCGACGATGCTTTGTTATATTCTTTCGGACGTTTCTCTTCCGGAAGGAACGGATCTTTATTCCGTTTTAAAAACTTCGGTCGATCAGAGTTTCAACTGTTTGACGATCGATTCCGATACTTCCACTTCGGACACGGTCGCGTTGTTATGCAACGGACTCGCCGGAGAAAGTTCCGTAGAAGATTTTTCAAAAGCTCTTACGGAAATCAGCGTCGATCTTACCAAACTCATCGCGATCGACGGCGAAGGCGCGACTAAACTGATCGAACTTACGATCACAAATGCGAAAAACGAAACTCAGGCAAGAAAGATAGGCAAGTCGATTCTCAATTCTCCTCTTGTAAAAACCGCGATCTACGGCGGAGATCCGAACTGGGGACGATTGGTGATGGCGGTCGGCAAGGTTTTCGACGAACCGATTCCGTTCGAAGGTCTTCAGATTTTTTTCGGGAGCCTTCCGGTTAAGGAAGCGAATCCCGAAACCTTGAAAAAGCTTTCCGAATATCTAAAAAATAATACTGAAATTTCCTTAAATGTAGTATTGAATGTTGGGACCGTTTCCATGAAATTTTGGGGTTGCGATTTTACGGAAAAATATATCGAAGAGAATGCTTACTACACTACCTGA
- a CDS encoding PP2C family protein-serine/threonine phosphatase produces MRNILLLFISLILLSIALLVGVLQSSSETLRPPFYYYPNGTIIQSNEEFPGILGKKVDLLELEIAVKMAESGQSYENGIHVYDKGVSETIPVILAPKSDYAVIQDFTRDILISLLYLSVAIWFFFYTRDLYMLLLFGSLSCLSLFNFFLVGFHEFHFLFFFFLYFTAFVILNISFRLRGKELPTRWFAPEIIFSLIAGFVGKSQKADPHIFGIIATNGVYFILFCSVICIFFLVLDSIRNLFPLQSLFKKFSLIVAFSAISILPFVSVEFSELISPDLSKLLILSAFLIFPALIIYGTFTYSIVPVQIAFSSSLTSIYLILILAGGYLFLLGAFFKFNPIAADKYLEEFNILFLCSSVYTVSSINRRLSNLVDTWSFKRNQKLHSALEEISAMISAPISMRATINSLMRKVSEALDITKILVLIPADKFPRTDLKNINFIRISSNSEIWQHFAANTEVIVTTHLAYGLGIRESVYKFLHNSGVQLTYPIFNYSKGKEVLGVFLVGEKNNRKNFNLGELHFLKECTRMASMLLQNYALLAEEVEKKRIVRDLNMASIIDKTLHVAEGEPIKGIKIEFFSIPAVGISGDYLDLQKLNSNTMLLALGDVSGHGLGTGYLVSAIRGIIQNQIRKKSDLSTIFRVINSFLIERYRGSEFMTFICGEYNSQEETFKYINAGHSSPICIRKNGKIELRTETQRVLGVLPTEYKHLTIPIYPGDKLILFTDGVTETFNDNEEIFGDENFLNLLKNNHQLNPQDLTDLVLKTIQDYRGKKDPSDDISFICLEVNEKTNDLKRNQS; encoded by the coding sequence GTGAGAAACATACTTTTATTATTCATCTCGCTGATTCTTCTCAGCATCGCTTTACTTGTCGGAGTTTTACAATCTTCGTCGGAAACGTTGCGACCTCCATTCTATTATTATCCGAACGGAACGATCATCCAAAGTAACGAAGAGTTTCCGGGCATTCTCGGTAAAAAAGTGGATCTTTTGGAATTGGAAATCGCGGTAAAGATGGCGGAGTCCGGACAATCTTACGAAAACGGAATACACGTTTACGACAAGGGAGTCAGCGAAACCATTCCTGTGATTCTTGCGCCCAAATCCGATTACGCCGTCATTCAGGATTTCACAAGAGACATTCTGATTTCGCTTTTGTATCTTTCGGTCGCGATTTGGTTTTTCTTTTACACAAGAGATCTTTATATGCTCTTGCTGTTCGGATCCTTATCGTGTCTTAGCTTGTTCAACTTTTTCCTAGTCGGCTTTCACGAGTTTCACTTCCTATTTTTCTTTTTTCTCTATTTTACGGCATTCGTAATCTTGAATATTTCATTCCGTCTTCGAGGAAAGGAACTTCCAACGCGCTGGTTCGCACCGGAGATCATCTTTTCTTTGATCGCGGGTTTTGTGGGTAAATCTCAGAAAGCGGATCCGCATATTTTCGGAATCATCGCGACCAACGGAGTTTACTTTATTCTTTTTTGCTCCGTGATTTGTATCTTCTTTCTAGTTTTGGATTCGATACGGAATCTTTTTCCTCTTCAGAGTTTATTCAAGAAGTTCAGTTTGATCGTCGCCTTCAGCGCGATTTCGATTCTTCCTTTCGTTTCCGTGGAATTTTCGGAACTGATCTCCCCCGATCTTTCCAAACTTTTGATCTTGTCCGCATTTTTGATTTTTCCGGCGCTGATCATCTACGGAACGTTTACGTATTCGATCGTTCCGGTTCAGATCGCGTTCAGTTCTTCCCTTACTTCGATTTATCTGATTCTGATCTTGGCGGGCGGTTATCTTTTTCTGCTCGGAGCGTTTTTTAAATTCAATCCGATCGCCGCGGATAAGTATTTAGAGGAATTCAACATTCTCTTTTTATGTTCGAGCGTTTATACGGTGAGTTCGATCAACAGACGTCTTTCCAATCTTGTGGATACGTGGAGTTTTAAACGGAATCAAAAATTACATTCCGCTTTGGAGGAGATATCGGCGATGATCAGCGCTCCGATTTCGATGAGAGCTACGATCAACAGCTTGATGAGAAAGGTTTCCGAAGCGTTGGACATCACTAAAATTCTCGTTTTGATTCCTGCGGATAAGTTTCCGAGAACCGATCTGAAAAATATCAACTTTATCAGAATCTCCTCCAATTCCGAGATCTGGCAACATTTTGCGGCCAATACGGAGGTGATCGTTACCACACACCTCGCGTACGGACTCGGAATCCGCGAATCGGTCTATAAATTTTTGCATAACTCGGGAGTGCAACTAACGTATCCGATCTTCAATTATTCCAAGGGAAAAGAGGTTTTGGGCGTGTTTCTCGTGGGGGAAAAGAACAACAGAAAGAACTTCAACCTCGGAGAACTTCACTTTTTGAAGGAATGCACCCGAATGGCTTCGATGTTGTTGCAGAATTACGCGTTATTAGCGGAGGAAGTGGAGAAAAAAAGAATCGTACGCGATCTCAATATGGCTTCGATCATCGATAAAACTCTTCACGTTGCGGAAGGAGAACCGATCAAAGGAATTAAAATAGAATTCTTTTCGATTCCCGCAGTCGGAATCTCCGGAGACTACTTAGATCTTCAAAAATTAAATTCAAATACGATGTTGTTGGCTTTAGGAGACGTTTCCGGTCACGGATTGGGAACCGGATACCTAGTAAGTGCGATCAGAGGCATCATACAGAATCAAATTCGAAAAAAATCGGACTTATCCACGATCTTTAGAGTGATCAACTCGTTTCTTATCGAGAGATATAGAGGAAGCGAGTTCATGACTTTCATCTGCGGAGAATATAATTCTCAGGAAGAAACGTTTAAATACATCAACGCGGGTCATTCTTCTCCGATTTGTATTCGAAAAAACGGAAAAATAGAATTAAGAACCGAAACTCAAAGAGTTTTAGGCGTGTTACCTACCGAGTATAAACACTTAACGATACCGATTTATCCGGGTGATAAGTTGATATTATTCACCGATGGAGTCACTGAAACGTTCAATGATAACGAAGAAATCTTCGGTGATGAGAATTTTTTAAATCTTTTGAAGAACAATCACCAATTAAATCCGCAAGATCTAACGGATCTTGTACTAAAAACGATTCAAGACTATCGTGGAAAGAAAGATCCTAGTGATGATATATCATTTATCTGTCTTGAAGTGAACGAGAAGACTAACGATTTAAAAAGAAATCAGTCTTAG
- a CDS encoding suppressor of fused domain protein: MTHSTEPKVIYQEANPYGTFTGYLEDDGRSVYLYLQGEQNPEFGIKSVWVCNRIEAPEKRSAEDLSNGLAPVLVRSEVNETKPHPPLEEKDLYFIWTEEGDGVALFYKENLIAFLPPWSGIKGFHGYSLHAKVESITAYPLGNSEYGIIPDRVRVSRDFWEARSKQGAWKEIQEKRLSFLESKFGKHDKYWSADGGKYPQLGIARFQSDKYPGILIYSTIGMSAQNMPTVELFHKDYEDHSRIELILAVKIGSEGLERSESWVPHLIGELIRFPWNMAKWFGHGHTITMSRKDPEALYLNFTSVLFRDMESFTSLSDAPDLSGLVSENGKQVKFLTLLPTSEEEKEYAQKGGIDSFFQIWNERQYPWYHDAERQTLI, from the coding sequence ATGACTCATTCAACCGAACCGAAAGTAATTTATCAAGAAGCGAACCCGTACGGAACCTTTACGGGATATTTAGAAGACGACGGAAGATCCGTTTATCTTTATCTTCAGGGAGAACAAAATCCGGAATTCGGAATCAAGTCCGTATGGGTTTGTAATCGTATAGAAGCTCCGGAAAAAAGAAGCGCCGAAGATCTTTCCAACGGACTCGCGCCCGTTTTAGTTCGTTCCGAAGTGAACGAAACAAAACCTCATCCGCCTTTGGAGGAAAAGGATCTTTATTTTATCTGGACCGAAGAAGGGGACGGAGTGGCTCTTTTTTATAAGGAGAATTTGATCGCGTTTCTTCCTCCTTGGTCCGGTATCAAAGGGTTTCACGGTTATTCTCTTCATGCAAAAGTGGAATCGATCACCGCATATCCTCTTGGAAACTCGGAATACGGAATTATTCCCGATCGAGTGCGTGTTTCACGCGATTTTTGGGAAGCTCGATCCAAACAAGGCGCTTGGAAAGAAATTCAAGAGAAACGTCTTTCATTCTTAGAATCTAAATTCGGAAAACATGATAAATATTGGTCCGCAGACGGAGGAAAATATCCTCAGCTAGGGATCGCACGTTTTCAATCCGACAAATATCCGGGAATCTTAATCTATTCCACAATCGGAATGAGCGCTCAGAACATGCCTACTGTTGAACTTTTTCATAAGGACTACGAGGATCACTCGAGAATCGAATTGATTCTCGCGGTTAAAATCGGTTCGGAAGGATTGGAAAGATCGGAGTCTTGGGTTCCGCATTTAATCGGAGAATTGATTCGTTTTCCATGGAACATGGCGAAGTGGTTCGGTCACGGACATACGATTACGATGTCGCGCAAAGATCCGGAAGCATTGTATTTGAACTTTACTTCCGTTCTTTTCAGAGATATGGAAAGTTTTACTTCCTTATCCGATGCGCCGGATCTATCGGGACTTGTTTCCGAAAACGGAAAACAAGTTAAATTCTTAACCTTATTACCGACTTCGGAAGAGGAAAAAGAATACGCTCAAAAAGGCGGGATCGATTCTTTCTTTCAAATCTGGAACGAAAGACAATATCCTTGGTATCACGACGCGGAAAGACAAACTCTGATCTAA
- a CDS encoding thiolase C-terminal domain-containing protein, giving the protein MNPVLLGISDSVASDFGEEYKEWSGERKVLEHYKKSISDLLGFLEMKPETLKDIITDFVSIEPASLGKSGYGHSVRIANELGYTGFRSHLVDLGGASVTGALGQARTILQSDPEAVVLIAAADIPKSAFKQVSDMKRLNETVCHPVYELNYGATLIAMYGLLMKRMMFENEITQKDLETITKKFRANAIVNPRASVYQQEITEKQLSRTIADPYPAPMIAIVTDHGFATLLMSEKKAKKLQSQGKIKKEIDPMYLIGAGHAAHAEYFMLKGDFATPAGRAGDIAFASSGIAREDIDYAWIYDCFTGMVILQSAEYFGMSKKEAAESLKNGKLTFKNGKTISINEMGGILNYQAAMSMSAATGLIDVAAHYGLYSRPVPNVQVTRPGKSLVGGNGGVDSINSVAIFSSTPSKLKPKKVKPRRLFLNNNGAKENEIGTVYSSTTVNMNPGSFTRAPYSLALVKMKPGRYVMVNVFDSKGELLKTDQALQIDRSKLKIVNENGFLKGILS; this is encoded by the coding sequence ATGAATCCTGTTTTACTGGGAATAAGCGACTCCGTCGCTTCCGACTTTGGCGAAGAATACAAAGAATGGTCCGGAGAAAGAAAAGTATTAGAACATTATAAAAAATCAATATCGGATCTACTCGGTTTTCTGGAAATGAAACCGGAAACTCTCAAGGACATCATCACTGATTTTGTGAGCATAGAACCTGCGTCCTTGGGTAAAAGCGGATACGGACATAGCGTTCGGATCGCGAACGAGCTCGGATATACCGGCTTTCGTTCTCATCTTGTGGACCTAGGCGGAGCGAGTGTGACTGGAGCCTTGGGACAAGCGAGAACCATTCTTCAGTCCGATCCGGAAGCGGTAGTGTTGATCGCCGCGGCCGACATACCGAAGTCCGCGTTCAAACAAGTATCCGATATGAAACGTTTGAACGAAACCGTTTGTCATCCCGTTTACGAACTCAACTACGGAGCGACTCTGATCGCGATGTACGGACTTTTGATGAAAAGAATGATGTTCGAAAACGAAATCACACAAAAGGATCTGGAGACGATCACGAAAAAATTCAGAGCGAACGCGATCGTAAATCCAAGAGCGAGCGTTTATCAACAAGAGATCACGGAAAAACAACTTTCAAGAACGATCGCCGATCCTTACCCGGCCCCTATGATCGCAATCGTAACCGATCACGGCTTTGCCACTCTTCTTATGTCCGAGAAGAAGGCTAAAAAATTGCAATCGCAAGGAAAGATCAAAAAAGAAATCGATCCTATGTATCTGATCGGAGCGGGTCACGCGGCACATGCGGAATACTTTATGCTCAAGGGTGACTTTGCGACACCGGCTGGAAGAGCGGGCGATATTGCATTCGCTTCTTCGGGAATCGCAAGAGAAGACATCGATTACGCATGGATCTACGATTGTTTTACGGGAATGGTGATTCTACAATCCGCCGAATATTTCGGAATGTCCAAAAAGGAAGCGGCCGAAAGTTTAAAAAACGGAAAATTAACATTCAAAAACGGTAAAACGATTTCCATAAACGAAATGGGCGGAATTTTAAATTACCAAGCGGCTATGTCCATGTCCGCGGCCACGGGTTTGATCGACGTCGCCGCGCATTACGGATTGTATTCTCGTCCGGTTCCGAACGTGCAAGTCACTCGTCCCGGAAAATCCTTGGTGGGTGGAAACGGCGGAGTGGATAGCATCAATTCGGTCGCGATCTTTTCTTCCACACCTTCCAAGTTAAAACCGAAGAAGGTAAAGCCGAGACGTCTTTTTCTAAACAACAACGGGGCAAAGGAAAACGAAATCGGAACCGTTTATTCTTCCACGACCGTAAACATGAATCCGGGTTCTTTTACGAGGGCTCCTTATTCTTTGGCGCTCGTAAAAATGAAACCGGGAAGATATGTGATGGTAAACGTGTTCGATTCCAAGGGAGAACTTCTAAAAACCGATCAGGCCCTGCAAATCGATCGTTCGAAATTAAAAATCGTAAATGAAAACGGTTTTTTGAAAGGAATTTTATCTTGA
- a CDS encoding MaoC family dehydratase, producing MYQKGKSYEEIEIGDKASFSKTITETDIYLFAGISGDFNPLHVDEEYAKTTMFGTRIAHGGLAASLLAPVLGMKLPGLGTVALETVTKFRKPVYPGDTVTCTVEVKNKVPKMKMVEMKILWTNQKGDTIGKGECKVLPPSSN from the coding sequence ATGTATCAAAAAGGGAAATCCTACGAAGAAATAGAAATCGGAGATAAGGCGAGTTTTTCAAAAACGATTACGGAAACGGATATCTATCTTTTCGCGGGAATCAGCGGAGATTTTAATCCGCTTCACGTCGACGAAGAATATGCAAAAACCACGATGTTCGGAACTCGGATCGCACACGGAGGTCTTGCGGCTTCCTTGCTCGCTCCCGTTCTTGGGATGAAACTTCCGGGACTCGGCACCGTCGCATTGGAAACGGTGACTAAGTTTCGGAAACCCGTTTATCCCGGAGATACGGTGACTTGTACGGTCGAAGTGAAGAATAAGGTTCCCAAGATGAAGATGGTGGAGATGAAAATTCTCTGGACCAATCAAAAAGGGGATACGATCGGAAAGGGAGAATGTAAGGTTCTTCCTCCGAGTTCCAATTGA
- a CDS encoding acyl-CoA dehydrogenase family protein: protein MLFLNPYLESEDKDFYNTVKDFAKEKALPSVEQRDEDCTWDDELWKEMGSMGLLGIPLPEQYGGQGGSCFQCCLAQEAFNSGSLDSGFGLSWGAHMIIGTLPILFQGTEAQKNKYLPKLASGEWIAGLGLTEPDSGSDAAGMRTYAEKTEGGFILNGSKMFITNGPIGQIFIIMARTTKSRGPMGVSAFIVESHRKGFRVSKVLKKLGHNTSTTAELSFEDMFIPDENLLGPLNSGFLRIGKATLEWERTVLLAALMGGMENAVESCIQYAWQRQQFGKPILSFFAMKEKIARVWTYLCASRRTLYFVARKKDNEPDVSLPMESSILKLFASEVSEEIASDAVQIHGGMGYMREVHVSRLFRDVKLGTIGGGTSEVQRSIISASYGGYDKFKNIIESAASDEVRNATEQKIKGTAIGDLVRCLDSLVKSVGENPERKKRQALEFGFADLLTTTTILKLSVWDLIADSNHYKTSDKERDLNILAYYLTARYIRGIAYLKELDENGVNELLRAFGSLNAPEKEIESCIEFLKEGILGNAVSA from the coding sequence ATGTTGTTTTTAAACCCATATTTGGAAAGCGAAGACAAGGATTTTTACAACACGGTAAAGGATTTCGCAAAAGAAAAGGCGCTTCCTTCCGTGGAACAAAGGGACGAGGATTGCACTTGGGACGACGAACTCTGGAAAGAAATGGGTTCCATGGGGCTTTTAGGAATCCCTCTTCCCGAACAATACGGAGGACAAGGCGGTTCTTGTTTTCAATGTTGTCTTGCACAGGAAGCGTTTAACTCGGGTTCGTTGGACTCCGGTTTCGGACTTTCCTGGGGCGCGCACATGATCATCGGAACTCTTCCGATTTTGTTTCAAGGAACCGAAGCGCAAAAAAATAAATATTTGCCTAAGCTTGCTTCGGGAGAATGGATCGCCGGTCTTGGTTTGACCGAACCCGATTCGGGTTCCGACGCCGCCGGTATGAGAACCTACGCCGAAAAAACCGAAGGCGGTTTTATTCTCAACGGAAGTAAGATGTTCATCACGAACGGACCGATCGGCCAAATTTTCATCATCATGGCTCGCACTACGAAGTCCCGCGGGCCGATGGGTGTTTCCGCGTTTATCGTAGAATCTCATCGTAAAGGTTTTCGTGTTTCCAAGGTTTTAAAAAAGTTAGGGCACAACACATCGACAACGGCGGAACTTTCGTTCGAGGATATGTTTATACCCGATGAAAATCTTTTAGGACCTTTGAACTCGGGCTTTTTAAGAATCGGTAAAGCGACCTTGGAATGGGAAAGAACCGTTCTTCTCGCGGCTTTGATGGGCGGAATGGAAAACGCGGTCGAAAGTTGTATTCAATACGCGTGGCAAAGACAACAATTCGGAAAACCCATTCTTTCCTTTTTTGCGATGAAGGAAAAAATTGCGAGGGTTTGGACTTATCTCTGCGCTTCTAGAAGAACGTTATACTTCGTTGCCCGTAAAAAAGACAACGAACCCGATGTAAGTCTTCCTATGGAAAGCTCCATTCTAAAACTTTTCGCGTCCGAAGTGAGCGAAGAGATCGCGTCCGATGCGGTTCAGATTCACGGAGGAATGGGTTACATGAGAGAAGTTCATGTAAGTCGTTTATTCCGAGACGTAAAGTTGGGAACGATCGGAGGAGGGACTTCCGAAGTTCAAAGAAGTATCATCTCCGCAAGTTACGGCGGATACGATAAATTTAAAAACATCATCGAAAGCGCGGCGTCCGACGAAGTTCGAAACGCAACCGAACAAAAAATCAAAGGAACCGCGATCGGAGATCTAGTTCGTTGTTTGGATTCTTTGGTTAAATCGGTTGGAGAAAATCCGGAACGAAAAAAAAGACAGGCCCTTGAGTTCGGTTTCGCGGATCTTTTGACGACCACAACGATTTTAAAACTCAGTGTTTGGGATTTGATTGCGGACAGCAATCACTACAAAACCTCCGATAAGGAAAGGGATCTCAACATTCTCGCATATTATCTTACCGCTCGGTATATTCGAGGAATTGCATATCTCAAAGAATTGGATGAGAATGGTGTAAACGAACTTCTTCGTGCGTTCGGAAGCTTAAACGCGCCTGAAAAAGAAATAGAAAGTTGTATAGAATTCCTGAAAGAAGGAATCTTAGGCAACGCGGTGTCGGCTTAA